Sequence from the Thermodesulfobacteriota bacterium genome:
CCGCGGTCACGAGATCGAGACCGGCCGCTTCATCCCGGTCAGCGACCAGGAGCTGGCGGCGGTCGAGCCGAAGAAATCCCGGGAGATTGACCTGCGCACCTTCGTGGCGGTGGCCGAACTGGACCCGGTCCTGTTCCAGCACGCCTACTGCCTCTTGCCGGCGGGCACGGTCAGTCGGGCCTACCGCCTGCTGGCCGCCACCATGGAGCGAAGCGGCCGGGCGGCCATCGGCACCTTTGTCATGCGGGAGAGGGAGCACCTGGTGGCGATCCTGGCCGAGGGCGGGCTGTTGCGGGCGGAGATCCTGCGCTTTGCCGATGAGATCCGCTCGCCGGCGGAGCTGGGCCTGCCGCCCCTGCCCGAAGCCTGCCCGAAGCTGGCCGGCCGCCTGCGCCAGGAGATGGACCGGCTCTTCCGGCCGGAGCTGGCGCCGGACCTCATGGCCGACCGCTACGCCCAGCGGCTGGCCGATCTGGTGCGCGAGAAGCTCGCCGCTGGCAAGGACGTGCTGGACCAGCCGCCGCTGCCGGCCGCCGCGGCAGCGGTAGGCGCCGAGGTCATCGACCTCATGGCGATCATCAAGAGCCGCTTCCCGGCGGCGCCAGCCGGCAAGGGCGGTGGCCGGCGGCCGGCCTCGGGCAAGCGGCCTTGACCGGCCAGGCGCTCAGCGGGCGGCGGGGCCGACTTTTTGCCGGAGCGCGAAGAAATCCGGCCAGGGGTCGCTCTGCAGGGCGGCCAGCCGGCGGGGCAGATTGTCGATCCGGTAGCGATCGGGGGTTAAGGCCTCGCCCAGCTCCTCCCAGCGGACCGGGGTGGACACCGGGGCGCCGGGTCGGGCCCGGGGGGAATAGGCCGCCACGGCCGTCGCGCCGCGGCTGTTGCGCAGGTAGTCGATGAAGATCCGGCCCTGCCTCTGGGCCCGGCTCATGGTGGCCACGAAGAGGTCCGGCCGCTGCCGCGCCAATTGCAGGGCCACCGCCCGGGCAAAGGCCCGGACCTCCCGCC
This genomic interval carries:
- a CDS encoding Ku protein, which produces GQLGAFWSGSLTFGLVNIPVDLYSTHRPRPAALRMLASDGAAMHRRYNCPRDRRPLAAEAIIRGHEIETGRFIPVSDQELAAVEPKKSREIDLRTFVAVAELDPVLFQHAYCLLPAGTVSRAYRLLAATMERSGRAAIGTFVMREREHLVAILAEGGLLRAEILRFADEIRSPAELGLPPLPEACPKLAGRLRQEMDRLFRPELAPDLMADRYAQRLADLVREKLAAGKDVLDQPPLPAAAAAVGAEVIDLMAIIKSRFPAAPAGKGGGRRPASGKRP